In one window of Acanthochromis polyacanthus isolate Apoly-LR-REF ecotype Palm Island chromosome 8, KAUST_Apoly_ChrSc, whole genome shotgun sequence DNA:
- the LOC127535241 gene encoding uncharacterized protein LOC127535241 isoform X2 — MLVPVEYKGVSKWVRVPQAEDEYNYSQFLQAVLAKFNLPGSASLSLKDSSNVEVDSDIFDELLKSSGVSFKAEDCDGSTAEEEFSEGSSVSDWSPSPASQGSSSGSDSTLILDSTKARKRQLIEGPLDSNVARDNVRVALYSKPGGNEIFKEYEKTSTISDVTRRKMVNILVADMVESHGRVPPMNVRILYALGIITLFPKLKDPDSKNGYEHFYDHQSGSGYLAWRLKTVQRNSAQDSKKSRTTFQEGPKSPRSIRSDEKQLTGDECREAISAMKHSSDTTLVKNKMKATFQHRQKVVQDLVTASTVLDLFPRFLDTPGLIDQDFTMIFGEEVSGKFLSKWPTFFKPRVIADCCKNLTPSPRVDELLVSAQQESDDGVWHSEEWDSETAAILLLLHLLPPTVKGKKTSKMSASDAAGRLIKFMKVGSSMETFLKETGPKQPFLLGVGERRKSIQDFYIILDQKAIPCRMQTPVAAFDELFKAHYVFAVSYDDALSSFFIFIQTTVYGIDVGKVKESPRVKEIRARLLHCEV; from the exons ATGCTGGTCCCTGTAGAATATAAAGGAGTCAGCAAATGGGTCAGGGTACCACAGGCAGAGGACGAGTACAATTACTCCCAGTTTTTGCAAGCAG TGCTGGCAAAATTCAATTTGCCAGGTTCTGCTTCCTTGAGCCTGAAGGATTCCTCAAACGTTGAAGTGGATTCGGACATATTTGATGAACTCTTGAAATCATCTGGGGTGTCTTTCAAGGCCGAAGACTGTGATG GTAGCACTGCTGAGGAGGAGTTCTCCGAGGGCTCGTCTGTATCAGACTGGTCACCATCACCTGCATCCCAAGGGTCATCATCAGGTTCTGACTCAACGCTGATACTGGATTCTACCAAAGCTCGGAAAAGACAGCTGATTGAAGGACCACTGGATAGCAACGTTGCAAGAGAT AATGTCAGAGTCGCTCTGTATTCAAAGCCTGGTGGAAACGAAATATTCAAAGAGTACGAGAAAACAAGCACCATCAGTGATGTTACAAGAAGAAAGATGGTAAACATTCTCGTGGCAGATATGGTGGAGAGCCATGG GAGGGTTCCTCCAATGAATGTGCGGATCCTCTACGCACTAGGGATTATAACACTGTTCCCTAAATTGAAGGACCCAGATTCCAAGAATGGCTAT GAACATTTCTATGATCACCAGAGTGGTTCTGGCTACCTAGCATGGAGGCTGAAAACTGTTCAGCGGAACTCTGCTCAGGACAGCAAGAAATCCAGGACCACTTTCCAAGAGGGCCCCAAGAGTCCACGCAGTATCCGTTCAGATGAGAAGCAGTTGACTGGTGATGAATGCAGGGAAGCCATATCGGCGATGAAACACTCAAGTGATACGACCCTTGTCAAAAATAAGATGAAGGCAACATTCCAGCACAGGCAAAAGGTGGTTCAAGACCTGGTTACTGCCTCTACTGTCCTGGATCTCTTTCCTAGATTCTTGGATACACCTGGCTtg ATCGACCAAGACTTCACAATGATCTTCGGTGAGGAGGTGTCTGGTAAATTCCTTTCCAAGTGGCCAACATTTTTCAAACCGAGGGTCATCGCAGATTGCTGCAAGAATCTAACTCCGAGTCCGCGTGTGGATGAGCTACTTGTGTCTGCACAACAGGAGTCTGATGATGGTG TGTGGCATTCTGAAGAGTGGGACTCTGAGACGGCCGCCATCCTTCTGCTCCTTCACCTCTTGCCTCCAACAGTTAAAGGCAAGAAGACCAGCAAGATGAGTGCATCGGATGCTGCTGGACGCCTGATCAAGTTCATGAAG GTGGGGTCAAGCATGGAGACCTTCCTTAAGGAAACTGGCCCCAAACAGCCCTTTCTTCTCGGTGTTGGGGAAAGACGCAAAAGCATCCAGGATTTCTACATCATCCTGGACCAGAAGGCCATTCCCTGCAGGATGCAGACCCCAGTTGCTGCCTTTGATGAGCTCTTCAAGGCACATTATGTTTTTGCTGTGTCGTATGATGATGCGCTGTCCagcttcttcatcttcatccagACCACCGTGTATGGCATCGACGTCGGCAAAGTGAAAGAGAGTCCTCGGGTAAAAGAAATCAGAGCGAGGCTTCTTCACTGTGAAGTCTGA
- the LOC127535241 gene encoding uncharacterized protein LOC127535241 isoform X1 gives MYTCYICKVHHTNCSMLFRHLKFEHGLYPGRSMRLNCGEPGCSFVFCTYSGYQRHLSRAHKDCLDPNPVSSSFEFEPVAGPSTPVNVDPPVRVTAHVPIEKKNILDLCSSVIAQVQASGVPDSTVQCLVGSMEELVNDIQAHAKEAVVNCLSSDASKETLERVEGCFDQLENPFSCLNTESKRKRHFEEKWNIVEPVEHVLGVRFDVRRDRKTGTYRQVPVNDKFMYVPIRGSLSSMFSNSELCNSFQEVKLHQEGFYRDISDGSYFKNHSLFSQQELALQIQLYYDDFETANPLGSKKGVHKLGCVYFILRNLSPKLNSVLMNIHLVALFHSEDLKTYGFEPILKPLIDDLKILETEGIQLPFSATPVKGSIIQVTGDNLALHALLGFVESFSATYCCRLCLTDKSDYQSVFSEDHPGLILRSKDLHVEHVRAIQENPALKSTFGVKRDCPLNSLQFFHSANNYAVDIMHDLLEGVVQYELKLVFQYLIKNSISLSSLSERIASFNYGYTQRKNRPGGLKLDDNSKDLGLNAIQSWCLLRNAPLLFGDLVNREDTCWQLLLLLIQIVNIVFSPTITHGMTCYLKHLIFDHHKLFKSIFPEHNLIPKHHHMIHYPSCIRRIGPLIHIWCMRFEGKHNFFKKCVKNFKNIAKTLAKKHQSQLAFHFENFCFQRLQFGPISEVLVSSIEGGEVLNEAFDVSSVSTTSWVNNYGTEYQVGMYVVTGVENEMPLFNRIDNIIVKDNNAYLLICKVSNIFFDVHLNAFGIEEKNEVFTVICVNDLVYYRPCDRQFSYDTDDQVYLVPYCNYM, from the coding sequence ATGTACACATGTTACATTTGCAAGGTACACCACACCAATTGTTCAATGTTATTTAGACATTTGAAGTTTGAACATGGATTGTATCCCGGAAGGTCTATGCGCTTGAACTGTGGAGAGCCTggttgttcatttgttttttgtacatATTCTGGTTACCAACGTCACCTATCTAGAGCACATAAGGACTGTCTTGATCCAAATCCTGTTAGCAGCAGTTTTGAATTTGAGCCTGTTGCTGGGCCTTCCACACCAGTGAATGTGGATCCTCCTGTGAGGGTCACTGCACATGTTCCAATTGAAAAGAAGAATATACTGGACTTGTGCAGCTCTGTTATTGCTCAGGTTCAAGCCTCAGGTGTTCCAGACAGTACTGTGCAGTGTCTAGTCGGCTCGATGGAGGAACTGGTTAATGACATTCAGGCTCACGCAAAGGAAGCAGTTGTTAATTGTTTGTCTTCTGATGCATCTAAAGAAACTTTGGAGAGAGTTGAGGGTTGCTTTGATCAGCTCGAAAACCCATTTTCATGTCTTAACACAGAATCTAAAAGGAAGAGGCATTTTGAAGAGAAATGGAATATAGTAGAACCTGTAGAACATGTTCTGGGTGTCCGTTTTGATgtaagaagagacagaaaaacaggcaCGTATAGGCAAGTTCCAGTCAATGATAAGTTTATGTATGTACCTATCCGGGGGTCTCTCTCATCTATGTTTAGTAACAGTGAACTCTGTAACAGCTTCCAAGAAGTAAAACTACACCAGGAGGGATTTTACAGAGATATAAGTGATGGGTCCTACTTTAAAAATCATAGTTTATTTTCTCAGCAAGAACTTGCTCTTCAGATCCAGCTCTACTATGATGACTTTGAAACTGCCAATCCATTGGGCTCAAAAAAGGGAGTACACAAACTtggatgtgtttattttattttgagaaatttATCACCAAAACTCAATTCTGTGTTAATGAATATCCATCTTGTCGCTCTCTTTCATTCAGAGGATCTTAAGACATATGGGTTTGAGCCAATTCTGAAGCCACTTATTGACGATCTTAAGATTTTGGAGACTGAAGGAATACAGTTGCCCTTTTCAGCTACACCTGTGAAGGGTTCAATCATTCAGGTTACAGGAGACAATTTAGCTCTCCATGCACTTTTAGGTTTTGTTGAATCATTCAGTGCAACGTACTGTTGTAGATTATGTTTAACTGATAAAAGTGATTATCAGTcagttttcagtgaagatcACCCAGGTTTAATTCTACGTTCAAAAGACCTTCATGTTGAACACGTTCGTGCCATCCAAGAAAATCCTGCTTTGAAATCAACATTTGGTGTCAAACGAGACTGTCCACTAAATTCCCTCCAGTTTTTCCATTCAGCAAACAATTACGCTGTAGACATAATGCATGACCTGCTAGAAGGAGTGGTGCAATATGAGTTAAAGCTTGTTTTTCAGTATTTGATCAAGAATTCAATATCCCTGAGTTCATTGTCTGAAAGAATTGCTAGCTTTAACTATGGatacacacagagaaagaacaGGCCAGGTGGGCTTAAGCTGGATGACAACAGCAAAGATCTCGGACTTAATGCTATCCAGTCTTGGTGCCTCCTACGCAATGCCCCGCTGTTATTTGGAGATTTAGTTAACAGAGAGGATACCTGTTGGCAGTTGTTACTCCTTTTAATTCAAATTGTAAACATTGTGTTTTCACCAACTATAACTCATGGTATGACTTGTTAtttgaaacatttaatttttgatCATCACAAGCTTTTTAAATCCATCTTCCCAGAGCACAATTTGATTCCAAAACATCACCATATGATCCACTACCCAAGCTGTATTAGAAGAATTGGACCACTCATACACATTTGGTGCATGCGATTTGAAGGAAAACATAATTTCTTcaagaaatgtgttaaaaacttcaaaaatattGCTAAGACTCTGGCTAAGAAACATCAGTCTCAGTTAGCATTTCATTTTGAGAACTTTTGTTTCCAAAGATTACAGTTTGGTCCGATTTCTGAAGTCCTGGTCAGCAGTATAGAGGGTGGAGAGGTGCTGAATGAAGCTTTTGATGTGTCGTCAGTTTCTACCACTTCCTGGGTCAACAACTATGGCACAGAGTATCAGGTTGGGATGTATGTGGTTACTGGAGTTGAAAATGAGATGCCTTTGTTCAACAGGATTGACAATATAATTGTTAAAGACAACAATGCCTATCTTTTGATTTGTAAAGTCTCGAATATTTTTTTTGatgttcatttaaatgcatttggtaTTGAGGAGAAAAATGAGGTTTTCACAGTGATCTGTGTAAATGACCTGGTATATTACAGACCTTGTGATAGGCAGTTTTCATATGACACCGATGACCAAGTGTACCTTGTTCCATACTGTAACTATATGTGA